In Thermococcus gorgonarius, the genomic window AGCGTACCGCAACGTCGGTCAGCCTGTATTAATTCCAGGCTCGATGGGAACGGCAAGCTACGTCCTTGCTGGGGCCGAAGGCTCGATGAAGGAAACCTTTGGCTCGACCTGTCACGGTGCTGGAAGGCTCCTCAGCAGGAAGGCAGCAACGAGACAGTACCGCGGCGACAGGCTCAGGAACGAGCTAATGCAGAGAGGAATCTATGTCAGAGCAGCTTCGCTGAGGGTTGTGGCGGAAGAAGCTCCCGGAGCCTACAAGAGCGTTGACAACGTCGTCAACGTTGTTCACGAGGCTGGAATAGCGAACCTCGTCGCTAGGATGAGGCCAATGGGTGTCGCTAAAGGCTGAAGCTTTTGTTCTTTCAAATTTCATTCAAAGCTGAAATTTTCGAAAAGAGGATTTTGAAAAAGGGAAACCCAGAAAAACCTTACCTTATCCTCGCTCCAAGTTTAACTTCCTTGTCCGGCATGAGCAGGGCGACGTTTTCTCCATCGTCGGCAGCGAGGAGCATTCCCTGGCTCTCAACGCCGCGGAGCTTCTTGGGCTCGAGGTTCGCTATGATGACGACGTAGCGGTTTAGCAGCTCTTCCGGCTTGTAGTACTTCTTCAGCCCGGCGACGAGCTGCCTGACCTCGTCTCCGAGGTCGACCTTTACCACGTAGAGCCTGTCAGCGTTGGGGTGGTCTTTCACCTCTATTATCTTCCCGACGCGAAGGTCGAGCTTCGCGAAGTCGTCAAAGCTTACGTACTCCATCTTTTTACCCTCCTTTTTTGCCTTCTCCTTCTTTCCGGAGGATTTAGCATTTTCGGCCTTTCCACCTTTTACCTCGGGAGCTTCCCCGTAGATGCTCTTGAGGAGAGCCAGAGCTTCCTCCTTTCTCTTCTCTCCGAAGCGCTCCAGAATGACCTTGAAGACGTCGTCCCTTTTGTAGTACTTCTCGAGGAGCAGTTTGGCGCTCTCGGGATTGCCCCTTCCGATGTAGTTCACGATGAAGTAAATGATTTCATCGTCGGTCACCTTTCTGAACATCGGGAAGGCCTTTCTGACGCGGTGGCCGGCTTTAAGCTCGTTGAAGGCCCAGCTCTTGGACTTCTCAATGTTGAGGAGGTGCCATATTTTCTCGCTGGCATCTGGCAGGAACGGCTCGAGGAGGATTCCAAGGGCCTTGACTATCTGGAGCGAGACGTTTACGGTTGTGGCAGTCCTCTCGCGGTCGGTCTTGGCAGTCTTCCAGGGCTTCTGGTGGTCGAAGTAGCGGTTTCCGAAGATTGCCAGCTCCATAACGCGCTTCAGCGCGTCCTTGAAGCGATAGTTCATTATGAGCTCGCCGACCTCCTCGAACGCCTTCTCAATCTCCTCGAAGGCCTGCCTGTCGAGTTCGTTGAGTTCTCTCCTCTCCGGAACTACACCGTCAAAGTAGCGGTTGACGAACGTCATCGCCCTGTGCACGAAGTTGCCGAGGTTGTTCACAAGCTCCTCGTTTATCTTCTTCTTGAAGTCGGCGAAGTTGAAGTCACTATCGCGAGTCTCGGGCATTATGGCGGTAAGGTAGTAGCGCAGGTAATCTGCCGGCCAGACGTCGAGGAACTCGTGAACCCATATGGCCCAGTTCCTGCTCGTCGAGAACTTCTTGCCCTCGAGGTTGAGGTACTCGTTTGCCGGGATGTCGTAGGGGAGGTTCCATTCCGCTTCGACTTCCTCATCCTTGTATTTGCCGTAGGCCATCAGGAAGGCCGGCCAGAATATCGCGTGGAAGGGTATGTTGTCCTTTCCGATGAAGTGAATAACCCTTGTCTGCCCATCGAGGTTGAGCCAGAACTTCTTCCACTCGTTCTCCTTTCCTTCCCTCTTCAGGTGCTCGATAGTGATGCTGATGTAGCCTATCGGCGCCTCGAACCAGACGTAGAGGACTTTGCCCCTAACGTCCTCGTCGTCAAGTGGAACTGGGATCCCCCAGTCGAGGTCGCGCGTTATGGCCCTCTCCTCAAGCCCCTCGTTTATCCACCCGAGGACGGTGTTTCTAACGTTCGGCTTCCAGTGCTCCTGGCTCTCGACCCACTTCTTGAGTCTCTCCTGGAAATCTTGCATTTTTATGTAATAGTGGGCGGAGTCCTTGAAGGTTATCGGATTGCCGCAGATGTTGCAGCGCGGGTTGATGAGTATCTCAGGCGTGAGGGGATGGCCGCAGACCTCACACTGGTCTCCCCTCTGGTTTTCCGCTCCACAGTAGGGGCAGGTTCCGATGACGTATCTGTCCGGCAAAAACATCTTGTCATGCTCGCAGTAGGCCTGCTTGCTGACCTTCTTCACGAGGTGGCCGTTTTCGAGCGCTTTTAGAAAGAACTCCTGGCTGAGTCTGTAGTGGACGGGCAGTTCAGTCCTTCCAAAGTAGTCGAAGCTTATCTTCGCCCTCTCGAAGGTCGTCTTTATGTGTTCGTGGAACTCATCGACGATCTCCCTTGGGCTCCTGCCCTCCTTCAGCGCGCGGAAGGTTATTGGGGTTCCATGCTCGTCGGTTCCGCAGATGAAGAGAACTTCCTCGCCCTTGAG contains:
- the metG gene encoding methionine--tRNA ligase; protein product: MVRYMVTSALPYANGPIHAGHLAGAYLPADIFVRYLRLKGEEVLFICGTDEHGTPITFRALKEGRSPREIVDEFHEHIKTTFERAKISFDYFGRTELPVHYRLSQEFFLKALENGHLVKKVSKQAYCEHDKMFLPDRYVIGTCPYCGAENQRGDQCEVCGHPLTPEILINPRCNICGNPITFKDSAHYYIKMQDFQERLKKWVESQEHWKPNVRNTVLGWINEGLEERAITRDLDWGIPVPLDDEDVRGKVLYVWFEAPIGYISITIEHLKREGKENEWKKFWLNLDGQTRVIHFIGKDNIPFHAIFWPAFLMAYGKYKDEEVEAEWNLPYDIPANEYLNLEGKKFSTSRNWAIWVHEFLDVWPADYLRYYLTAIMPETRDSDFNFADFKKKINEELVNNLGNFVHRAMTFVNRYFDGVVPERRELNELDRQAFEEIEKAFEEVGELIMNYRFKDALKRVMELAIFGNRYFDHQKPWKTAKTDRERTATTVNVSLQIVKALGILLEPFLPDASEKIWHLLNIEKSKSWAFNELKAGHRVRKAFPMFRKVTDDEIIYFIVNYIGRGNPESAKLLLEKYYKRDDVFKVILERFGEKRKEEALALLKSIYGEAPEVKGGKAENAKSSGKKEKAKKEGKKMEYVSFDDFAKLDLRVGKIIEVKDHPNADRLYVVKVDLGDEVRQLVAGLKKYYKPEELLNRYVVIIANLEPKKLRGVESQGMLLAADDGENVALLMPDKEVKLGARIR